Proteins encoded together in one Catellatospora citrea window:
- the hisB gene encoding imidazoleglycerol-phosphate dehydratase HisB, whose amino-acid sequence MTRTGRVERVTKETKVLVEIDLDGTGRGDIGTGVGFFDHMLNQIARHGGFDLTVRTEGDLEIDAHHTMEDTALALGEAFAQALGDKAGIRRYGDAVVPMDEVLVQAAVDLSGRPYVVHDEPENIADYINPGSGPVYPTSMTRHIFESFGQTARITLHVSVLRASRPGQKPDAHHVIEGQFKALARALRAAVEIDPRSAGAVPSTKGVL is encoded by the coding sequence ATGACCAGGACCGGACGGGTCGAGCGGGTCACCAAGGAGACCAAGGTCCTCGTCGAGATCGACCTCGACGGCACGGGCCGCGGCGACATCGGTACCGGGGTCGGCTTCTTCGATCACATGCTGAACCAGATCGCCCGGCACGGCGGCTTCGACCTGACCGTGCGCACCGAGGGCGACCTGGAGATCGACGCGCACCACACCATGGAGGACACCGCGCTCGCCCTCGGCGAGGCGTTCGCGCAGGCACTGGGCGACAAGGCGGGCATCCGCCGGTACGGCGACGCGGTGGTGCCGATGGACGAGGTGCTGGTGCAGGCCGCGGTCGACCTGTCCGGGCGGCCGTACGTGGTGCACGACGAGCCGGAGAACATCGCCGACTACATCAACCCGGGCAGCGGCCCCGTCTACCCGACCTCGATGACGCGGCACATCTTCGAGTCGTTCGGGCAGACCGCGCGGATCACGCTGCACGTGTCGGTGCTGCGGGCCTCCCGCCCGGGGCAGAAGCCCGACGCGCACCACGTCATCGAGGGCCAGTTCAAGGCGCTGGCCCGGGCCCTGCGTGCCGCCGTGGAGATCGACCCGCGCAGCGCGGGCGCGGTCCCGAGCACGAAGGGCGTGCTGTGA
- the hisD gene encoding histidinol dehydrogenase, giving the protein MLTRIDLRGRDIDPRNLLPRAQIDVSQAVEQIRPLVDGVREHGVEAVKEATHRLDGVDLAALRVPAEAIKEAEQALEPEVRAALLEVIARTRKVHADQRRTDHTTQVVPGGTVTERWLPVSRVGLYVPGGLAVYPSTVVMNVVPAQAAGVPSLVIASPPQRATGLPDARVLAACALLGVDEVYAVGGAQAVAMLAHGTRGTADPERELPAHDDCAPVDLITGPGNLWVTAAKRLVRGVVGIDAEAGPTEIAILADDTADPAHVAADLISQAEHDPMAASVLVTDSPALADAVDAELAVRVARTKHSERVSTALSGRQSATVLVDDLTQGLRVVDAYAAEHLEIQTRDAREWAMRVRNAGAIFVGAYAPVSLGDYCAGSNHVLPTAGCARHSSGLSVQSFLRGIHVVEYTEEALRDVAHHVVALANAEDLPAHGEAVTARFEGGAA; this is encoded by the coding sequence GACCTGCGTGGACGTGACATCGATCCGCGCAACCTGCTGCCCCGTGCCCAGATCGACGTCAGCCAGGCGGTGGAGCAGATCCGCCCGCTGGTCGACGGGGTGCGCGAGCATGGCGTCGAGGCGGTCAAGGAAGCCACCCATCGCCTCGACGGGGTGGACCTGGCCGCGTTGCGGGTGCCGGCGGAAGCGATCAAGGAAGCCGAGCAGGCCCTCGAACCGGAGGTCCGGGCCGCCCTGCTGGAGGTGATCGCGCGCACCCGCAAGGTGCACGCCGACCAGCGCCGCACCGACCACACCACGCAGGTGGTGCCCGGCGGCACGGTCACCGAGCGCTGGCTGCCGGTGTCCCGGGTCGGCCTCTACGTGCCCGGCGGCCTGGCCGTCTACCCGTCGACCGTGGTCATGAACGTGGTCCCCGCGCAGGCCGCGGGCGTGCCCAGCCTGGTGATCGCCAGCCCGCCGCAGCGGGCGACCGGGCTGCCCGACGCGCGGGTGCTGGCCGCGTGCGCGCTGCTCGGCGTCGACGAGGTGTACGCGGTGGGCGGCGCGCAGGCCGTGGCGATGCTCGCCCACGGCACCCGCGGCACCGCCGATCCGGAACGCGAGCTGCCCGCCCACGACGACTGCGCGCCGGTGGACCTGATCACCGGCCCCGGCAACCTGTGGGTCACCGCGGCCAAGCGCCTGGTGCGCGGTGTGGTGGGCATCGACGCCGAGGCCGGGCCGACCGAGATCGCGATCCTGGCCGACGACACCGCCGACCCGGCGCACGTCGCGGCCGACCTGATCAGCCAGGCCGAGCACGACCCGATGGCGGCCAGCGTGCTGGTCACCGACTCGCCCGCGCTGGCCGACGCGGTCGACGCGGAGCTTGCGGTGCGGGTGGCCCGCACCAAGCACAGCGAGCGGGTGTCCACCGCGCTGTCCGGGCGGCAGTCCGCCACGGTGCTGGTCGACGACCTGACGCAGGGGCTGCGCGTGGTGGACGCGTACGCCGCCGAGCACCTGGAGATCCAGACCCGCGACGCGCGCGAGTGGGCGATGCGGGTGCGCAACGCCGGGGCGATCTTCGTCGGGGCGTACGCGCCGGTGTCGCTGGGCGACTACTGCGCCGGCTCCAACCACGTGCTGCCCACCGCGGGCTGCGCCCGGCACAGCTCGGGCCTGTCCGTGCAGTCGTTCCTGCGCGGCATCCACGTCGTGGAGTACACCGAGGAAGCGCTGCGCGACGTGGCGCACCACGTGGTGGCCCTGGCCAACGCCGAGGACCTGCCCGCCCACGGCGAGGCCGTGACCGCCCGCTTCGAAGGTGGTGCGGCATGA
- a CDS encoding LysR family transcriptional regulator, with amino-acid sequence MLDLGRLRAIDALSRHGTVHAAAAALHCTPSAVSQQLAKLERETGTVLCHKDGRGLRLSDAGRLLAEHAALVLAAADTASAALDAYRGEVAGEVTVACFATACRGLLPSALSALTSSYPRLRPRVVETNPYEALHELDRGRVDVAVIDDWREVRLHLPAGVSSTVLGEDTADLVVPADHPLATAGPGPLDRAADERWIASPEGTICHDWLVRALPGLRPAYLVGEFETQQALVAAGLGVALLPRLARLSTAPGTVVVPVDPVPTRRVSVTWRTPHYQRPAVKAVIEAVTDAWSTRTTARAGS; translated from the coding sequence ATGCTCGACCTGGGACGCCTGCGCGCCATCGACGCCCTCTCCCGCCACGGCACCGTGCACGCCGCCGCGGCCGCCCTGCACTGCACGCCTTCGGCCGTGTCCCAGCAGCTGGCGAAGCTGGAACGGGAGACCGGCACGGTGCTGTGCCACAAGGACGGCCGCGGGCTGCGGCTGTCCGACGCCGGGCGGCTGCTGGCCGAGCACGCCGCGCTGGTGCTCGCCGCCGCCGACACCGCCTCGGCCGCACTCGACGCCTACCGCGGCGAGGTCGCCGGCGAGGTCACCGTCGCCTGCTTCGCCACCGCCTGCCGGGGCCTGCTGCCATCGGCCCTGTCCGCGCTGACCTCGTCGTATCCGCGCCTGCGCCCCCGCGTCGTGGAGACCAACCCCTACGAGGCGCTGCACGAGCTCGACCGCGGCCGGGTCGACGTCGCCGTGATCGACGACTGGCGCGAGGTGCGCCTGCACCTGCCCGCGGGCGTGTCGTCGACCGTGCTCGGCGAGGACACCGCCGACCTGGTCGTGCCCGCCGACCACCCGCTCGCCACGGCCGGTCCGGGACCGCTGGACCGCGCCGCGGACGAACGCTGGATCGCCTCGCCCGAGGGCACCATCTGCCACGACTGGCTGGTCCGCGCCCTGCCCGGCCTGCGCCCGGCCTACCTGGTGGGCGAGTTCGAGACCCAGCAGGCGCTGGTCGCCGCGGGCCTGGGCGTGGCCCTGCTCCCCCGCCTGGCCCGCCTGTCCACCGCCCCCGGCACCGTGGTGGTCCCCGTCGACCCGGTCCCCACCCGCCGCGTCAGCGTCACCTGGCGCACCCCCCACTACCAGCGCCCCGCCGTCAAAGCCGTGATCGAGGCGGTGACCGACGCCTGGTCCACCCGCACCACCGCCCGCGCCGGCTCCTGA
- the hisH gene encoding imidazole glycerol phosphate synthase subunit HisH → MSPKVTVLDYGSGNLRSAQRALEAAGADVVVTADLAAAERADGLVVPGVGAFAACMAGIEAAQAGPVIADRVMAGRPVLGICVGAQIMFDSGDEHGVVTKGLGLLPGAVTRLAARRVPHMGWNLLDAPAGSTLFTGVEADARCYFVHSYAAPPNAELDAVALVTTSTHERATFVAAAERGPLAVAQFHPEKSGAVGARVLRNWIATL, encoded by the coding sequence ATGAGCCCGAAGGTGACGGTGCTCGACTACGGGTCGGGCAACCTGCGCTCGGCGCAGCGGGCGCTGGAGGCGGCGGGCGCGGACGTGGTCGTCACCGCCGACCTGGCCGCCGCCGAGCGGGCGGACGGCCTGGTGGTGCCGGGCGTGGGCGCGTTCGCCGCGTGCATGGCGGGCATCGAGGCCGCGCAGGCGGGGCCGGTGATCGCCGACCGGGTCATGGCCGGGCGGCCGGTGCTGGGCATCTGCGTCGGGGCTCAGATCATGTTCGACTCCGGCGACGAGCACGGCGTGGTCACCAAGGGCCTGGGCCTGCTGCCCGGCGCGGTGACGCGGCTGGCCGCGCGCCGGGTGCCGCACATGGGGTGGAACCTGCTCGACGCGCCCGCGGGCTCGACCCTGTTCACCGGGGTCGAGGCCGACGCGCGCTGCTACTTCGTGCACTCGTACGCCGCGCCGCCCAACGCCGAGCTGGACGCGGTCGCGCTGGTCACCACGTCGACCCACGAGCGCGCGACGTTCGTCGCCGCCGCGGAGCGGGGGCCGCTGGCGGTCGCCCAGTTCCACCCGGAGAAGTCCGGCGCGGTCGGCGCACGCGTGCTGCGGAACTGGATCGCCACGCTGTGA
- the priA gene encoding bifunctional 1-(5-phosphoribosyl)-5-((5-phosphoribosylamino)methylideneamino)imidazole-4-carboxamide isomerase/phosphoribosylanthranilate isomerase PriA, whose protein sequence is MALDLLPAVDVVGGQAVRLVQGEAGSETSYGAPLTAALDFQAAGAQWIHVVDLDAAFGRGSNAALLAELVGRVDVKVELSGGIRDDASLAAALATGAARVNIGTAALEDPAWCDRVVGEYGDRVAVGLDVRGRVLSSRGWTREAGDLYEALERLDKAGCARYVVTDILKDGMLQGPNLQLYRDICAATPAPVIASGGVSTLDDLRALATLEPIGVEGVITGKAVYSGAFTIPEALAALAA, encoded by the coding sequence ATGGCCCTGGATCTGCTGCCCGCCGTGGACGTCGTCGGAGGCCAGGCGGTGCGCCTGGTGCAGGGTGAGGCCGGCAGCGAGACGTCGTACGGCGCGCCGCTGACCGCCGCGCTGGACTTCCAGGCGGCCGGGGCGCAGTGGATCCATGTCGTCGACCTCGACGCCGCGTTCGGCCGGGGCTCCAACGCGGCGCTGCTGGCCGAGCTGGTCGGGCGGGTCGACGTGAAGGTCGAGCTGTCCGGCGGGATCCGCGACGACGCCTCGCTGGCCGCGGCGCTGGCCACGGGCGCGGCCCGGGTCAACATCGGCACGGCGGCGCTGGAGGACCCGGCGTGGTGCGACCGGGTCGTCGGCGAGTACGGCGACCGGGTCGCCGTCGGCCTCGACGTGCGCGGGCGGGTGCTGTCCTCGCGCGGCTGGACCCGGGAGGCCGGCGACCTGTACGAGGCGCTGGAGCGGCTGGACAAGGCGGGCTGCGCCCGCTACGTGGTCACCGACATCCTCAAGGACGGCATGCTCCAGGGCCCCAACCTGCAGCTCTATCGCGACATCTGCGCCGCGACCCCGGCTCCGGTGATCGCCTCCGGCGGCGTGTCGACACTCGACGACCTGCGCGCCCTGGCCACCCTGGAACCGATCGGCGTCGAGGGCGTCATCACCGGCAAAGCCGTCTACTCCGGCGCCTTCACCATCCCGGAGGCCCTCGCCGCCCTGGCCGCCTGA
- a CDS encoding EamA family transporter, with product MKPRDIMLAVAVAAAWGCNFVAIEVGLDRMPPLLFGALRFALAAFPAVLLIGGPRTPWRWVLGIGLVLGVVKFSLLFAGMAAGLPAGLSSLLLQSQAIFTTVFAVALLRERPGLRQWAGLAVAVAGVGLVASRLGSDRPVEGFVLVLAAATAWSVSNIMMRRAAPPDMLRFMVWVSAVATLPLFALSLLFEGPDRIGAALSGLDLSGLGALVYIAGISTLAGFAGWGVLIKRYGAATVAPFSMLVPFFGMSSAALFLGEPLRAPDVIAGALVIGGVLLGATGGGAAVPAAAAPPRRAASHEPDQRVVGAGRQVASSA from the coding sequence ATGAAACCCAGGGACATCATGCTGGCCGTGGCCGTCGCCGCCGCGTGGGGCTGCAATTTCGTGGCGATCGAGGTCGGTCTCGACCGGATGCCGCCGCTGCTGTTCGGCGCGTTGCGCTTCGCGCTGGCCGCGTTTCCGGCGGTGCTGCTGATCGGCGGTCCGCGTACACCCTGGCGATGGGTCCTCGGGATCGGCCTGGTGCTGGGCGTGGTCAAGTTCTCGCTGCTGTTCGCGGGCATGGCCGCCGGGCTGCCGGCGGGGCTGTCCTCGCTGCTGCTGCAGAGTCAGGCGATCTTCACGACGGTGTTCGCGGTCGCGCTGCTGCGTGAGCGGCCGGGACTGCGCCAGTGGGCCGGGCTCGCGGTCGCCGTGGCGGGCGTCGGGCTGGTCGCCTCCCGGCTCGGGTCGGACCGGCCGGTGGAAGGATTCGTGCTGGTGCTGGCCGCGGCGACGGCGTGGAGCGTCTCCAACATCATGATGCGGCGGGCCGCCCCGCCCGACATGCTGCGCTTCATGGTCTGGGTGTCGGCGGTGGCCACGCTGCCGCTGTTCGCGCTGTCGCTGCTGTTCGAGGGACCGGACCGGATCGGCGCGGCACTGTCCGGGCTGGACCTGTCGGGCCTGGGCGCGCTGGTCTACATCGCGGGTATCTCCACGCTGGCCGGGTTCGCCGGCTGGGGCGTGCTGATCAAGCGGTACGGCGCGGCGACGGTGGCCCCGTTCTCGATGCTCGTCCCGTTCTTCGGGATGAGCTCGGCGGCCCTGTTCCTGGGCGAGCCGCTGCGGGCGCCGGACGTGATCGCAGGAGCGCTGGTGATCGGGGGAGTGCTGCTCGGGGCGACCGGCGGCGGCGCGGCGGTCCCGGCGGCGGCCGCACCGCCGCGCCGCGCCGCGTCCCACGAGCCGGACCAGCGGGTCGTCGGGGCGGGCCGGCAGGTAGCGTCGAGCGCATGA
- a CDS encoding Bax inhibitor-1/YccA family protein, with protein MQSSNPVLTRPIEAPVVLDQRRGLTLDGVCGRTLVLIAVTVACAAAAWNLLQAPAWTGIAVIGSTLATLVLALVITFKQITNPLVISGYAVLQGIFLGVVSRELEQQFPGIVVQAVIGTFGVFFAMAALYRARILRASKRFTQVITGALLGILLLSLVDLALRFFGRALPIYQAGTLGVIFAVICIIVGALTFVIDFDQVERAVAAGLPPRYGWYLAFGMLVGLIFLYWQILRLLSYLRR; from the coding sequence ATGCAGAGCTCCAATCCCGTGCTCACCCGTCCGATCGAAGCGCCGGTGGTGCTCGACCAGCGGCGCGGCCTGACCCTGGACGGAGTGTGCGGGCGCACGCTGGTGCTCATCGCCGTCACCGTGGCCTGCGCCGCTGCGGCCTGGAACCTGCTGCAGGCCCCGGCCTGGACCGGGATCGCCGTGATCGGCTCGACGCTGGCGACCCTCGTGCTCGCCCTGGTGATCACCTTCAAGCAGATCACCAACCCGCTGGTGATCAGCGGTTACGCCGTACTGCAAGGGATCTTCCTGGGAGTGGTCAGCCGGGAACTCGAGCAGCAGTTCCCCGGCATCGTCGTACAGGCCGTCATCGGCACGTTCGGCGTCTTCTTCGCCATGGCCGCGCTCTACCGGGCCCGGATCCTGCGCGCCAGCAAGCGGTTCACCCAGGTGATCACCGGCGCGCTGCTCGGCATCCTGCTGCTCAGCCTGGTCGACCTGGCCCTGCGCTTCTTCGGCCGCGCCCTGCCGATCTACCAGGCCGGCACGCTCGGCGTGATCTTCGCGGTCATCTGCATCATCGTCGGCGCGCTGACCTTCGTCATCGACTTCGACCAGGTCGAGCGCGCGGTCGCCGCCGGCCTGCCACCCCGCTACGGCTGGTACCTGGCCTTCGGCATGCTGGTCGGCCTGATCTTCCTCTACTGGCAGATCCTCCGCCTGCTCAGCTACCTCCGCCGCTGA
- a CDS encoding histidinol-phosphate transaminase → MSVDWVQELLREDLRGLSAYGAPQLDVPVRLNTNENSYPLPDEVVRAVSRAITGEIADLNRYPDRDAVKLRADLAAYCGHGLSAEQLWAANGSNEVQQQLFQAFAGPGRTALGFGPAYSMHPLLAVGTATTWVDGRRDADFGLTVEHAVAQVRAHRPALTLLCSPNNPTGTALDFKVIEAVLAETTGLVVVDEAYAEFRRPGTPSALELLDRHPRLVVSRTMSKAFAFAGARVGYLAAHPAVIEAVQLVRLPYHLSALTQAAARAALAHADVLLGTVEAIKAQRDRIVAELRAGGWTVADSDANFVLFGRFADQQAAWQTLLDHGVLVRDVGLPGWLRVTAGTEQETTAFLNAMKELRP, encoded by the coding sequence ATGAGCGTGGACTGGGTGCAGGAGCTGCTGCGGGAGGATCTGCGCGGGCTCAGCGCGTACGGCGCGCCGCAGCTGGACGTGCCGGTGCGGCTGAACACGAACGAGAACTCGTACCCGCTGCCCGACGAGGTCGTGCGGGCGGTGAGTCGGGCGATCACCGGGGAGATCGCGGACCTGAACCGCTACCCCGACCGCGACGCGGTGAAGCTGCGCGCCGACCTGGCCGCCTACTGCGGGCACGGGCTGAGCGCCGAGCAGCTGTGGGCCGCCAACGGCTCCAACGAGGTGCAGCAGCAGCTGTTCCAGGCGTTCGCCGGGCCGGGGCGCACGGCGCTGGGCTTCGGCCCGGCGTACTCGATGCATCCGCTGCTCGCCGTCGGCACCGCCACCACCTGGGTGGACGGCCGCCGCGACGCGGACTTCGGGCTGACCGTGGAGCACGCGGTCGCGCAGGTCCGGGCGCACCGGCCCGCGCTGACGCTGCTGTGCTCGCCGAACAACCCGACCGGCACCGCGCTCGACTTCAAGGTGATCGAGGCGGTGCTCGCCGAGACGACCGGCCTGGTCGTGGTCGACGAGGCCTATGCCGAGTTCCGCCGCCCCGGCACGCCCAGCGCGCTGGAGCTGCTGGACCGGCACCCGCGGCTGGTGGTCAGCCGCACCATGAGCAAGGCGTTCGCCTTCGCCGGGGCGCGGGTCGGCTACCTCGCCGCGCACCCGGCGGTGATCGAGGCGGTGCAGCTGGTCCGCCTGCCGTACCACCTCTCCGCGCTCACCCAGGCCGCCGCCCGCGCCGCGCTGGCGCACGCGGACGTGCTGCTGGGCACGGTCGAGGCGATCAAGGCACAGCGCGACCGCATCGTCGCGGAGCTGCGTGCCGGTGGCTGGACGGTGGCCGACTCGGACGCGAACTTCGTCCTGTTCGGACGTTTCGCCGACCAGCAGGCGGCCTGGCAGACTCTGCTGGACCACGGCGTGCTGGTCCGCGACGTGGGCCTGCCCGGCTGGCTGCGCGTCACCGCGGGCACCGAGCAGGAGACGACCGCGTTCCTGAATGCGATGAAGGAGCTGCGGCCATGA
- the hisF gene encoding imidazole glycerol phosphate synthase subunit HisF, with amino-acid sequence MSVAVRVIPCLDVDAGRVVKGVNFVDLRDAGDPVELAAAYDAAGADEITFLDVSASVEGRGTMLEVVRRTAETVFIPLTVGGGVRSVDDVDVLLRAGADKVGVNTAAIHRPELITEIARRFGNQVLVLSLDVRRLSDGSGYEVTTHGGRKSAGLDAIEWARRVADLGAGEILLNSMDADGTKEGFDLELIKEVRAVVDIPVIASGGAGKAADFPPAVDAGADAVLAASVFHFGEVTIAEVKTALRAAGHPVR; translated from the coding sequence ATGAGTGTCGCGGTGCGGGTCATCCCCTGTCTGGACGTGGACGCCGGGCGGGTGGTGAAGGGGGTCAACTTCGTCGACCTGCGTGACGCCGGAGACCCGGTGGAGCTGGCGGCGGCGTACGACGCGGCCGGCGCCGACGAGATCACCTTCCTCGACGTGTCCGCCTCCGTCGAAGGGCGGGGCACCATGCTGGAGGTCGTCCGGCGCACCGCGGAGACGGTCTTCATCCCGCTGACCGTGGGCGGTGGCGTGCGTTCGGTCGACGACGTGGACGTGCTGCTGCGCGCGGGCGCGGACAAGGTCGGCGTCAACACCGCCGCCATCCACCGCCCCGAGCTGATCACCGAGATCGCCCGCCGCTTCGGCAACCAGGTGCTGGTGCTGTCGCTGGACGTGCGGCGGCTCTCCGACGGCAGCGGGTACGAGGTGACCACCCACGGCGGTCGCAAGTCGGCCGGGCTGGACGCGATCGAGTGGGCCCGCCGCGTCGCCGACCTGGGCGCGGGGGAGATCCTGCTGAACTCCATGGACGCCGACGGCACCAAGGAGGGCTTCGACCTCGAACTGATCAAGGAGGTCCGGGCCGTGGTCGACATCCCCGTGATCGCCTCCGGCGGCGCGGGCAAGGCCGCCGACTTCCCGCCGGCCGTGGACGCCGGGGCTGACGCCGTGCTGGCGGCGAGCGTCTTCCACTTCGGCGAGGTCACCATCGCCGAGGTCAAGACCGCCCTGCGCGCCGCCGGCCACCCCGTCCGCTGA